The proteins below are encoded in one region of Paralysiella testudinis:
- a CDS encoding MFS transporter produces the protein MNTPLPSGQFAFAKSRRFAPLFATQFLGAFNDNLFKTALFVLISFYGLGQNSVLPASQMLNLGAMLFILPYFLFSAISGQLSTKYDKAVLARIIKGMEVLIMALAAVGFWLQSVVLLLLCLFLMGMQSTLFGPLKYAILPDYLREKELLAGNSLIESGTFLAILFGQILGTIVAGAPAGVVIALIMLVALLGQASSLYMPRVAAKAPDTRVDPHIVRSTFDLLRQTRAQPPLWVAIIGISWFWFIGSVYTTQLPTFTRLHLGGNENVFNLMLTLFSLGIGSGSIICAKLSHQRLHLGLIVPGTVGMSLFGLLLVWLTHGQHYSETAGIFTFLAQGNAWAVMLTITLIGFCGGFFSVPLYTWLQTASSDTFRAHAVAANNIVNGLFMVVAALLSALLIWLFDSITLLYLIVAIGNILILGYLWRYGTAVREDVLAFWRGRK, from the coding sequence ATGAACACACCGCTCCCGTCCGGCCAATTTGCCTTTGCCAAAAGCCGCCGTTTTGCACCGCTGTTTGCCACCCAGTTTTTGGGGGCGTTTAACGACAATTTATTCAAAACCGCACTGTTTGTGCTAATCAGTTTTTACGGCCTTGGCCAAAACAGCGTGCTGCCCGCCAGCCAAATGCTCAATTTGGGCGCCATGCTGTTTATTCTGCCTTATTTCCTGTTTTCCGCCATCTCCGGTCAGCTCAGCACCAAATACGACAAAGCCGTGCTCGCGCGCATCATAAAGGGTATGGAAGTGCTGATTATGGCGCTGGCGGCGGTGGGCTTTTGGCTGCAATCGGTGGTTTTGCTGTTGCTGTGCCTGTTTTTGATGGGGATGCAGTCCACCCTGTTCGGCCCGCTCAAATACGCCATTTTGCCCGACTATCTGCGTGAAAAAGAGCTGCTGGCAGGCAACAGCCTGATTGAAAGCGGCACTTTTTTGGCCATTTTATTTGGTCAAATTCTCGGCACCATCGTGGCCGGCGCACCGGCAGGCGTGGTGATTGCGCTGATTATGCTGGTGGCGCTGCTGGGGCAAGCCAGCAGCCTGTATATGCCGCGCGTGGCCGCCAAAGCCCCCGATACCCGCGTCGACCCGCACATCGTGCGCAGCACCTTCGATTTGCTGCGCCAAACCCGCGCCCAGCCGCCGCTGTGGGTGGCGATTATCGGCATTTCCTGGTTTTGGTTTATCGGCTCGGTGTACACCACCCAACTGCCCACCTTCACCCGCCTGCATCTGGGCGGCAATGAAAATGTGTTCAACCTAATGCTCACCCTGTTTTCATTGGGCATCGGCAGCGGCTCGATTATTTGCGCCAAGCTCAGCCATCAGCGCCTGCATTTGGGGCTGATTGTGCCGGGCACCGTGGGCATGAGCCTGTTCGGCCTGCTGTTGGTGTGGCTCACCCACGGCCAACATTACAGCGAAACCGCCGGTATCTTCACCTTTTTGGCACAAGGCAATGCTTGGGCGGTGATGCTCACCATTACCCTGATTGGCTTTTGCGGCGGCTTTTTCTCGGTGCCGCTGTACACCTGGCTGCAAACCGCCAGCAGCGACACCTTCCGCGCCCACGCCGTTGCCGCCAACAATATTGTAAACGGCCTGTTTATGGTGGTGGCCGCCCTGCTCAGCGCCTTGCTGATTTGGCTGTTCGACAGCATCACCCTGCTCTATTTAATTGTGGCCATCGGCAATATCTTGATTTTGGGCTATTTATGGCGCTACGGCACGGCAGTGCGCGAAGATGTATTGGCGTTTTGGCGTGGGCGTAAATAA
- a CDS encoding MFS transporter, whose product MASETYKRYSVLFASTLSFTVCFMIWMMLAVVGIPVKQQLGLSETEFGILAATPVLSGSLIRVPLGIWTDRYGGRIVLFLLMVACVPAIFLMQYASSFWHFLLIGLVMGLAGGSFSVGTPYVARWFPKNQQGLAMGIFGAGNAGSAVNKFVAPALIAYGTWHFVPTVYAAVMLGTAILFWFMSYSDPKHLVSSKVSLKEQLALLKDPGVLRYSQYYSVVFGGYVALALWMTKYYVGEYGLSLQTAAFLAACFSLPGGVLRAVGGYLSDKYGAYKVTWAVMWVCWVCFFILSYPQTEMVLHTKNGPMGMHIGLNVVVFTVLMFTVGVAMAVGKASVFKFVADDYPTNIGAVSGVVGLAGGLGGFLLPIMFGMLEDATGIRSTSFMLLYGTVCVSLIWMHFSFKAKRTTA is encoded by the coding sequence ATGGCCTCGGAAACCTATAAACGCTATTCTGTGCTGTTTGCCAGCACTTTGTCTTTTACCGTCTGCTTTATGATTTGGATGATGCTGGCGGTGGTGGGGATTCCGGTAAAGCAGCAGTTGGGGCTGTCTGAAACCGAATTCGGTATTTTGGCGGCCACGCCGGTGTTGTCCGGCTCGCTGATTCGGGTGCCTTTGGGCATCTGGACCGACCGCTACGGCGGCCGTATTGTGCTGTTTTTGCTGATGGTGGCTTGTGTACCGGCAATTTTTCTGATGCAGTATGCCAGCTCGTTTTGGCATTTTCTGCTGATTGGCTTGGTGATGGGCTTGGCCGGGGGCTCGTTTTCGGTGGGCACGCCCTATGTGGCACGCTGGTTTCCCAAAAATCAGCAAGGTTTGGCGATGGGGATTTTTGGCGCAGGCAATGCCGGCAGTGCGGTGAATAAATTTGTGGCACCGGCCTTAATTGCCTACGGCACTTGGCACTTTGTGCCCACCGTGTATGCCGCGGTAATGCTGGGCACGGCCATTTTGTTTTGGTTTATGAGCTATAGCGATCCCAAACATTTGGTGTCTTCAAAAGTATCGCTTAAAGAACAGCTGGCCTTGCTGAAAGACCCGGGCGTGCTGCGCTACAGCCAATATTACTCGGTGGTGTTCGGCGGCTATGTGGCGCTGGCGCTGTGGATGACCAAATACTATGTGGGCGAATACGGCTTAAGCTTGCAAACGGCGGCTTTTCTGGCGGCTTGCTTCTCGCTGCCGGGCGGGGTGTTGCGCGCGGTGGGCGGTTATTTATCCGACAAATACGGTGCTTACAAGGTAACTTGGGCGGTGATGTGGGTGTGCTGGGTGTGCTTCTTTATTTTGTCTTACCCGCAAACCGAAATGGTATTGCACACCAAAAACGGCCCTATGGGTATGCACATCGGCTTGAATGTGGTGGTGTTTACGGTGTTGATGTTCACCGTGGGCGTGGCCATGGCGGTGGGTAAGGCGTCGGTGTTTAAATTTGTGGCCGACGACTACCCCACCAATATCGGTGCCGTGTCCGGCGTAGTGGGGCTGGCGGGCGGCTTGGGCGGCTTTTTGCTGCCGATTATGTTCGGCATGCTCGAAGACGCCACCGGCATCCGCTCCACTTCGTTTATGCTGCTGTACGGCACGGTGTGCGTGTCGTTGATTTGGATGCACTTTTCATTTAAGGCCAAGCGCACCACGGCCTAA
- a CDS encoding NarK family nitrate/nitrite MFS transporter produces MSYLIQHWQPEDKDFWQKTGKKVATRNLWISIPALLLAFAVWQVWSVAVVNLPNIGFQYSPNQLFWLAALPALSGATLRIFYSFMVPIFGGRKWTALSTASLLLPAIGLGFAVQNPNTSYITMMILALLCGFGGGNFSSSMANISFFFPKAAKGTALGLNAGLGNLGVSVVQFVVPLIITAGVFGALGGEPQTWVKGDATKQMWLQNAGFIWVPFIILATIAAWFGMNDLASAKASFKDQAVIFSRKHNWIMCILYLGTFGSFIGFAAGFPLLIKSQFSGIDPVKYAFFGPLVGALARPFGGWLADKLGGAKITQIVFIGMMVAVVGVLMFLPTDGVGGNFWGFFACFLALFALTGIGNGSTFMQVPVIFLNMHQQFARQGQVSEEQARLDATKEGAAVIGFTAAFAAYGGFFIPKSYGTSIALTGSVNAALIGFIVFYALCAGLNWWYYARKNAEAKC; encoded by the coding sequence ATGTCGTACTTAATTCAACACTGGCAGCCGGAAGACAAAGACTTCTGGCAAAAAACCGGTAAAAAAGTGGCCACCCGCAATTTGTGGATTTCCATTCCCGCCTTGCTGCTGGCTTTTGCCGTGTGGCAGGTGTGGAGCGTGGCGGTGGTAAACCTGCCCAATATCGGCTTTCAATACAGCCCCAACCAATTGTTTTGGCTGGCGGCACTGCCCGCCTTATCGGGCGCCACCTTGCGGATTTTCTACTCGTTTATGGTGCCGATTTTCGGTGGCCGTAAGTGGACGGCCTTGTCTACCGCCAGCTTGCTGCTGCCCGCCATCGGCTTGGGCTTTGCGGTACAAAACCCCAATACCAGCTACATCACCATGATGATATTGGCGCTGCTGTGCGGCTTTGGCGGCGGCAACTTTTCCTCCAGCATGGCCAACATCAGCTTTTTCTTTCCCAAGGCGGCCAAAGGCACGGCTTTGGGGCTGAATGCGGGCCTGGGCAACTTGGGTGTATCAGTGGTGCAATTTGTGGTGCCGCTGATTATCACCGCCGGGGTATTTGGTGCCTTGGGCGGCGAGCCGCAAACTTGGGTGAAAGGCGACGCCACCAAACAAATGTGGCTGCAAAACGCCGGTTTTATCTGGGTGCCGTTTATTATTCTGGCCACCATTGCCGCTTGGTTTGGCATGAACGATTTGGCCAGCGCCAAAGCCAGTTTTAAAGACCAAGCGGTGATTTTCAGCCGCAAGCACAACTGGATTATGTGCATTCTGTATCTGGGCACTTTCGGCTCATTTATCGGCTTTGCCGCCGGTTTCCCCTTGCTGATTAAAAGCCAGTTCAGCGGCATCGACCCGGTAAAATACGCCTTTTTCGGCCCCTTGGTGGGCGCACTGGCGCGCCCCTTTGGCGGCTGGCTGGCCGACAAATTGGGCGGTGCCAAAATCACCCAAATCGTGTTTATCGGCATGATGGTGGCCGTGGTGGGTGTGTTGATGTTCTTGCCCACCGATGGCGTGGGCGGCAACTTCTGGGGCTTTTTCGCCTGCTTCTTGGCCTTGTTTGCCCTTACCGGCATCGGCAACGGCTCTACCTTTATGCAGGTGCCGGTGATTTTCCTCAATATGCACCAGCAGTTTGCCCGCCAAGGGCAAGTGAGTGAAGAGCAAGCACGGCTGGACGCCACCAAAGAAGGCGCAGCGGTGATTGGCTTTACCGCGGCATTTGCGGCCTACGGCGGCTTCTTTATCCCCAAAAGCTACGGTACCTCGATTGCCCTTACCGGTAGCGTGAATGCCGCACTGATTGGCTTTATCGTGTTTTATGCGTTGTGCGCCGGGTTGAACTGGTGGTATTACGCCCGCAAAAATGCCGAGGCCAAATGTTGA
- the moeA gene encoding molybdopterin molybdotransferase MoeA, whose protein sequence is MALTAVAELQALIAAKISHDRQLPDIEQVPVAEAAGRVLAADAVSAINIPNADISAMDGYALPAAAAAGSQWQLMGEAVAGKAFVGEVPDNGCVRIMTGAVVPAACCCVVLQENVRADDKGITLNADIGERANIRYTGEEVAAGDTVLLAGRILRDADVMLLAALGFAQVPVYRKIKVAIMSTGNELHEPGTHISGADQIYDSNRHTLMARLQKLPVEIIDLGCVQDDLEGVLHTLDQAAHMADVVISSGGVSVGDYDFMREAVIRLGAIHHYKVAIKPGKPFVFGRMFKTWYFGLPGNPVSGFVGFDVFLKAALWQLCGAVEIPEPLRFNAILAQPLKKSPGRTDFQRAIIQQQPDGTWLAEPAGAQDSHRVWGVSRANAYVILAPESGNLPAGASVTVQPFADACL, encoded by the coding sequence ATGGCACTCACCGCCGTTGCCGAACTGCAAGCCTTAATCGCCGCCAAAATCAGCCATGACCGACAATTGCCCGACATCGAGCAAGTGCCGGTGGCCGAGGCGGCTGGGCGGGTGTTGGCCGCAGACGCGGTGTCGGCCATCAACATCCCCAATGCCGATATTTCCGCCATGGACGGCTACGCCCTGCCCGCCGCCGCCGCTGCAGGCAGCCAATGGCAGCTGATGGGTGAAGCGGTGGCGGGTAAGGCTTTTGTCGGAGAAGTGCCGGATAATGGCTGCGTGCGCATCATGACCGGCGCCGTGGTGCCTGCGGCCTGCTGCTGTGTGGTGCTGCAAGAAAATGTGCGCGCCGATGATAAGGGCATTACCCTCAATGCCGACATCGGCGAGCGCGCCAATATTCGCTACACGGGTGAAGAAGTGGCCGCGGGCGACACCGTATTGCTGGCCGGGCGCATTCTGCGTGATGCCGATGTGATGCTGCTGGCCGCGCTGGGCTTTGCCCAAGTGCCGGTATACCGCAAAATCAAAGTGGCGATTATGTCCACCGGCAATGAATTGCACGAGCCGGGCACACACATCAGCGGTGCCGACCAAATTTACGACAGCAACCGCCACACCTTGATGGCACGCCTGCAAAAACTGCCGGTGGAAATTATCGATTTGGGCTGCGTGCAAGACGATTTGGAAGGCGTGTTGCACACATTAGACCAAGCCGCCCACATGGCCGATGTGGTGATTAGCTCCGGCGGCGTTTCGGTGGGCGATTACGATTTTATGCGCGAGGCGGTAATCCGCTTGGGCGCGATTCACCACTATAAAGTGGCCATCAAACCGGGCAAGCCTTTTGTGTTCGGGCGCATGTTTAAAACTTGGTATTTCGGCCTGCCCGGCAATCCGGTGTCCGGCTTTGTCGGTTTTGACGTATTTTTAAAAGCCGCACTGTGGCAATTGTGCGGTGCAGTAGAAATACCCGAGCCGCTGCGTTTTAATGCCATCTTGGCACAGCCGCTGAAAAAATCACCCGGGCGCACCGATTTCCAACGCGCCATTATCCAGCAACAGCCGGACGGCACTTGGCTGGCCGAGCCTGCCGGAGCGCAAGATTCACACCGCGTGTGGGGCGTGAGCCGTGCCAACGCCTATGTGATTTTAGCGCCGGAAAGCGGCAACCTGCCCGCCGGTGCCAGCGTAACCGTACAACCTTTTGCGGACGCCTGCTTATGA